Within the Halorhabdus rudnickae genome, the region TCACGAGTGCCGCGCGGACGATTGCGGTTCTCTATCCGCTGGCGTACGTCTGGGACTGGTACACCCTCCAAGTGGGTGTCTTCGCGATCGAACTCCGAACCGGGATCGACCTGCTGGCGATCCCGATCGAGGAGCACCTGTTCATGATCGTCGTGCCTGCGCTGGTGCTCGGGATTCACGAAACATTCCGCGTGGACGACATGTGAAAGGGCCATCTCGCGTGAGAGACGTCCACAGTCGTGGGACGTGTCTCGATTACCCGTGGTACACCATCTCTCGGAAGCCTTATACATTCCCCTCCCTTCGATAGATTCGCAATGGCAACTGGTACGGTCGATTTCTTCAACGACACTGGCGGTTACGGTTTCATCGAGACTGAGGATGCGGACGAAGACGTATTCTTCCACATGGAAGACGTCGGCGGCCCGGACCTCGAAGAAGGACAGGAAGTCGAATTTGACATCGAACAGGCCGAGAAGGGCCCCCGCGCGACCAACGTCGTCCGCCAGTAAGGCTTCGACGTAATCGCGATTCTCCTAATACACTATTTCACCGCGTAGCCAACGGCTCGTCTGTTTACTGGATCGTGGTAAATCGCCGGACATAGCTCGATTTTACGAATTTAGCGACTGCTTGATGTTGTGGACTGCATACATCGGGACAAGTTCACGAAATTCACCGTATCAGGTTCGTGCACGGACTGCGGAGGCCGATCTCGCCGGGTATGTGTGGCATCTCGATCAGCAAAGCAAGTGCTCCTCTGTGGATTTCTCCAGGATACTGAACGACTTTGTTCGTGAAGCGGGAGATCATCGACACAGATCATCGGCGGTTTCCCGTTTCATCTTCCTAGTTCTAACGGTCGAAGCCGACGCTGTCAAGCGTTTCACCAGAGCCACCTATTTCATTACCCCAGGGTTCACAGACTGAGTTACGCACGAATGCAGGATTTCATTGTGGATGAGGACTCGCGGCCTCGATCTATCGGGTTTGACGCCACAGACCGGCAGGATCTCGTAGTGACTGTTGGTGTTCTTCTCAATCGGACGCAAGAAGCCACACTCCTCGATGATCTCTATCAGACAATATATGATGACGGCTATCGCCCGTTCCGGACGAAAAGCCGTGATCTTTTACTCCCATCTGAGAAGGTTCAAGAGCTCCTTGAGCGGTGTAACGGGGAGGTCGGTATTTGCGTTCATCAGGACGATGTCAAGCTTCCATTTGCTGAGGCAGTTCACTCTGCGATCCTCCTTGACGAACTGAGTGTGACAACTGACGATACGATAGCCATCGTCGACGGTGATCAGGGCCGAGCAGATCAACTGTATCAGACTGCCGTTGCAATCGACGTAGTTCCGCCCTCAATCACAAACTGTGCCCAGTCAGAGCTCTACTATCCACATCTCTTGTTGGCAGACCTTGTTGCTGGCGTTGTCGCAGATACAATTGCGGCGGACCCGACAGCCCTCCCTTCAGCCTCGGTCGCCGGACCAGTTGAGATGATACTGGAGACGACACAGGAATCTCGGAAAGGTCGATGGGGACGTGGATACTCTGCTGCTGCGCGTGGGGAAGGAGAAGTTCAACGAGCGAAATTCGAACAACGGTATGCAGATTCCGTGCGAGAACGCGTCAGCTGTTGGTTCCATGGGACATTTGGGAAGACGCATGCCCCATCTCCGGAGAGCGATGGCGTTCAGCCTGTTGTGGGACGGCTTAATGCAATCGGGTGTACTGATGTCGCTGAGTGGCTTGCTAAGCAGTAGTGAAAGGACACTGATTCCCGCCTCCACCCCCGTTTCCACGCGGGACCTCTCCGAGGACGCAATTGTGATGTGATGGGTCCCCGTTCGGACCGCGTCTTACCGGGATGGCAGGGGCGGTGCGACGGGCTTCAAACGCCGGTGCCTGCGGCGCTCCACCTAGTATGTGTGAGGGCCTCCTATTAGAAGTTGTCCTTCATTTCCGCGCTTTATAGCACATCGATCAGTGATACCGATTTGTCGTAGTCGACAGATAGATATGATTGAGTGAGGAGAGCGACTATAGTAGTGATTAGAAATAATCGCTCACTTTTGGGAGGGGAAGTTGGTCTACTGCGGTCGCTACTCACTGCGTAATGTCGGACAGCGGGACGAGACGGTGTTCCATTGTCGGCTTCGTGTAGCCGGAGGACTCTTCAGTGACACCGGCAGTGAAGACTTGCACCTTCTGCTGGAGGACGTGTGGCTCTCCCTTCGTGTCGTGGATCACGTCGATGGACTCCCAGGCTTCGTCTTGCATAGGCGAATAGGTGGTCGCCGTGACAATAAGATTCACCCGGCGAGACGGGCGGAACGCTCATAGCGGGGACCACCCTACTGTCGTGCGATGAGTCAACCGCCCGAGTACGACTTCTGGCTGTTCGACCTCGATGGGACACTGATCGACGTCGAAGCTGACTATCCCCGGCAGGTGTTCGATCAGGTGGGCGAGCGACTCGGATACGAGTTCAGCGACCGGCAGATGCGGATTCTCTGGCACGGCCTCACCGGGTCGCGGAACGATCAGCTCCAGGAGTGGGGACTCGACCCCGAAGCGTTCTGGCCGATCTACCACGACGTCGAGGACGCCACGGCGCGGGCGAAAGCCGCCTATCTCTACGACGACGCCGATACGTTGCTCTCGATGATCGACGCACCGACGGGGATCGTCACTCACTCCCAGCCGTACCTGACGGGACCGACCCTCGAGGCACTGGGCTTGCGGGAGGAATTCGACACCGTCGTCTGTTGTGATGAAGAGCTGGGCTGGAAACCGGATCCGGTACCGGTCGAACGCGCGATGGCGGATCTGAACGTCGCCGGCAGCGGTCACACGGGGGTCATGGTCGGTGACAGTCCACACGACATTGGTGCTGCCCGAAATGCGGGCCTGGACGGGATCCACGTCGAGCGCTTCGACGCAAGCGAGCGACCCGGCGCAGTCGAGAGTGACCGGCGCGTACGGCGGCTGGACGAACTCGCCTGACGAGCCGGGTATCGACGATCATACGGTCCGAGACGACCATCGCAGGGGAACGCTCTTGATACCCGGCGAAGAATCGCCACCCAATGGTCGTAGCCCTCCTCGTCGCTGGCATGGTCGCATTGGTCGGATTCGTCGTCGTCGCTCTGAGCGCCCGAGAGCTGTGGTTCGCCTGGCGCGTCTACCGCGGCGAATCGCTGGCGGTATACGAACTCCCCAACGAGACCGGGCCGGTCGAGGTGAAGGGGGTCGCCGAACCCGACGCGGGGACAGTCGAGGCACCGATCTCGGGTTCGCCGTGTCTGATCTGTGGGTGGGAGGTTCAAGAACGTCGGACGAGCGGAACCGGGAAGGGCTCGAACACGTACTGGAAGACACTCGACGAGGGACTGCTCGGTGGTCCCTTCCGGCTGGCAGACGACACCGCCAGCTGTCGGGTCGAACCGGCCGGCTCGGACCGCCGACTCGAAGAACACACGGTAACGGTCCCCGGCGGAACCGTCCCGCCCGCGGAGGTCCGAGAGTTCGTCGCGGCGAACCCGAACGTCAGTCCACAGGACGGGACGATCGACCTCGGCGTCGCCGAGTTGCGGGTCGGCAACGAACAGCGCTTCGTCGAACGCCGCCTCGATCCCGGCGAGGACTGTTACGTCTACGGGCGTGCCCACTACGATCAAACGGCGGGGAGTCGCGGTGGCGAAGTGAGCGTCCGCATCGACGGGGAGAGTGTCCGGCGGTTCCTGATCGCGGATCGCCGCGAGCGCGGCGTCGCCTGGGATGTAGCGAAAGTCGGGTTCGCCGGGGCGCTCTTTGGCCTCCTCATGTTGGTTCCATCGGCGTTCTGGATCCTCTCACTGTGAGCGTAACGCCTCGCGTTGGCTGTCGTTCACCGGTGATCGGCATCGCCGGGACGGGCCGCTGGCTGCTAGCTGTGCGTACCACCGCGTTTTTGGCCCTACCGCTCGAAGTCCGGGCCATGACATCGCTCCGCGAGGCGTTGACTGACCTGCCCGAAGCGGTCTTCGCCGACCTGCTCGAATCCGAGGACGCCTACCTTCTGGTGTTCGACCTCCCCGGTAGTACTGCCGAGACGGTCGACATCCGGGTCGACGGCGGTCGACTCGTCGTCGAGGCGCGTCGGGAAAAAGCAGTTCCCGGAGACTTCGAGTACGTCTCGGAGGACCGATCGATGTTCCTCGACCTTGAACTTCCGCTGCCGCCGGACGTGACAGCCCAAGAGGCCGACGCCACGGTCGAGCGGGGCGTCCTAGAGGTTCACCTGCCGAAATCGTCGGTCACGTCGGGCACGTCGATCCCCGTCGAGGACGCCTAGGTGGAGGCCACTCGGTGTCTCTGCGCTCCTACCGGCGGTTTTTCACCGTCGTCCGGCAGTTCCTCCCGCTTGCCCTCACCTACGCCCGGGACCGTCGACGGTTCCTCCTGTTCGGTCCCAGCCGCAGCGTGACGGCCGCCCAGCGCCGCGACCGCGCCGACAAATTGTTGCAGTCGCTACTGACGCTGGGGCCGACGTTCATCAAGCTGGGACAGTTGCTCTCGACGCGACCGGACGTCCTCCCACCGGAATACGTCGCAGAGTTCACGAAGTTGCAAGATCGCGTGCCGCCGGCCGAGTGGGACGAGGCACGCGGCGTCCTGAACGAGGAACTCGGGCCGATCGACGAGCGCTTCAGCGACTTCGACACCGAAGCGATCAGTGGAGCCAGTCTGGGTCAAGTCTACTACGCCGAGGTCGAGGGCGATCCGGTCGCGGTGAAAGTGCGCCGGCCGGGCGTCGAGGATCTCGTAGAGGCCGACCTGCGCGTCGTGCGGTGGTTGCTCCCCGTGGTGCTGTACTTCGTCGACGACGCCCGGTCGTTCTCCCTCGAGACGCTGGCCGACGAGTTCACCACGACGATCCGCGAGGAGATGGACTACCGGCGGGAAGCCCGGATGTTGACCGAAATCCGGAGTAACTTCACCGACGACGACCGGATCAAGATTCCGCCGGTCGTCGAGTCACACTCGACCGGGCGCGTCCTCACGATGGAGTACGTCGAGGGGACGAAGATCACGGACGTCGAGGAACTCGACCGGCAAGGGATCGACCGGACGCGATTGGCCGAGACGCTCGAACGGGCGTACTTCCAGATGATCGTCGAGGACGGTGTCTATCACGCCGATCCTCATCCCGGGAATCTCGCGGTCCAGGCCGACGGGACGCTGGTGTTTTACGACTTCGGGATGAGCGGCCGGGTCGATTCGTTCATCCAGAACAAGATCATCGACTTCTACATGGCCGTCGCCG harbors:
- a CDS encoding ABC1 kinase family protein, with amino-acid sequence MSLRSYRRFFTVVRQFLPLALTYARDRRRFLLFGPSRSVTAAQRRDRADKLLQSLLTLGPTFIKLGQLLSTRPDVLPPEYVAEFTKLQDRVPPAEWDEARGVLNEELGPIDERFSDFDTEAISGASLGQVYYAEVEGDPVAVKVRRPGVEDLVEADLRVVRWLLPVVLYFVDDARSFSLETLADEFTTTIREEMDYRREARMLTEIRSNFTDDDRIKIPPVVESHSTGRVLTMEYVEGTKITDVEELDRQGIDRTRLAETLERAYFQMIVEDGVYHADPHPGNLAVQADGTLVFYDFGMSGRVDSFIQNKIIDFYMAVAEQDIDAILDALIEMGTLSPEADRQVMAEVLELAIADARGEDIEQYRVQQIIQRVEDTIYEFPLRLPANLALVLRVATVVEGVCVTLDPDFDFIDVATDFLREEGYLEESAREFVRDRVTEVSDAGRSAVRIPPKLETTLDRIDRDDFYVRADIEDSDNLLDVLAARLIMGLVATGGLVSTAVLYSFSTLQATLLAALVTAVVLFGLYRSFREPKSIRAKPQFTRQQMRQRDSEENSAMPSIGADEPIDEQTQMPEEDRWT
- a CDS encoding cold-shock protein, coding for MATGTVDFFNDTGGYGFIETEDADEDVFFHMEDVGGPDLEEGQEVEFDIEQAEKGPRATNVVRQ
- a CDS encoding HAD family hydrolase: MSQPPEYDFWLFDLDGTLIDVEADYPRQVFDQVGERLGYEFSDRQMRILWHGLTGSRNDQLQEWGLDPEAFWPIYHDVEDATARAKAAYLYDDADTLLSMIDAPTGIVTHSQPYLTGPTLEALGLREEFDTVVCCDEELGWKPDPVPVERAMADLNVAGSGHTGVMVGDSPHDIGAARNAGLDGIHVERFDASERPGAVESDRRVRRLDELA
- a CDS encoding Hsp20/alpha crystallin family protein — its product is MTSLREALTDLPEAVFADLLESEDAYLLVFDLPGSTAETVDIRVDGGRLVVEARREKAVPGDFEYVSEDRSMFLDLELPLPPDVTAQEADATVERGVLEVHLPKSSVTSGTSIPVEDA